A genome region from Panicum virgatum strain AP13 chromosome 4K, P.virgatum_v5, whole genome shotgun sequence includes the following:
- the LOC120704498 gene encoding thaumatin-like protein 1b has translation MGELVPLLSLLCCLTFLLQGAAPATFTITNSCDYTVWPGILSNAGAPPPLTTGFALPPGQTLAVTVASAWSGRIWGRTLCSTDSSGTFSCTTADCGSGAVECSGRGATPPATLAEFTLAGGTGGDDFYDVSLVDGFNVPVVVAPAAPAPASGNGSCQATGCPADVNRACPAELRVAAPPPATAAAACRSACEAFGEAEYCCSGAYGSPAACAPTPYSRFFKGACPAAYSYAYDDATSTFTCAAAGGGYDVVFCPGTSSLKSGGNPEAAGLPPSNPTMQFSGDAGSSLGTTSRNAVVALLIVAIVSLTSTRRC, from the exons ATGGGAGAACTtgtccctctcctctccctgctCTGCTGCCTCACCTTTCTTCTCCAAG GAGCAGCGCCGGCGACGTTCACCATAACCAACAGCTGCGACTACACGGTGTGGCCGGGCATCCTCTCCAACgccggcgccccgccgccgttgaCGACCGGCTTCGCGCTGCCCCCGGGCCAGACCCTCGcggtcaccgtcgcctccgcgTGGTCCGGCCGCATCTGGGGACGGACGCTCTGCTCAACGGACTCCTCCGGCACCTTCTCCTGCACCACCGCGGACTGCGGGTCGGGCGCCGTAGAGtgctccggccgcggggccacgccgccggccaccctgGCGGAGTtcacgctcgccggcggcaccgGCGGGGACGACTTCTACGACGTCAGCCTCGTGGACGGCTTCAACGTGCCCGTGGTCGTGGCgcctgcggcgccggcgccggcgtcgggcaACGGGAGCTGCCAGGCCACGGGGTGCCCCGCGGACGTGAACAGGGCGTGCCCCGCGGAGCTGcgcgtggcggcgccgccgcctgcgacggcggcggcggcgtgccgcaGCGCGTGCGAGGCGTTCGGGGAGGCCGAGTACTGCTGCAGCGGCGCGTACGGGTCCCCCGCGGCGTGCGCGCCCACGCCCTACTCGCGCTTCTTCAAGGGCGCGTGCCCCGCCGCCTACAGCTACGCGTACGACGACGCGACGTCGACGTTCacctgcgcggcggccggcggcggctacgaCGTCGTGTTCTGCCCCGGCACGTCCAG CCTAAAATCTGGCGGGAATCCCGAGGCGGCAGGCTTGCCACCCTCCAACCCCACGATGCAGTTCTCCGGAGATGCAGGCAGCAGCCTTGGGACGACGAGCAGGAACGCCGTGGTTGCCCTCCTCATCGTGGCCATTGTCTCGCTGACATCGACGCGACGCTGCTGA